Part of the bacterium genome, TCGGCTGGTATAATAGCCCCGAGAGCGACACCTTGTCTACAAACCTCCTCCGATTGCCCGACCTTCAGGGTGGATGGGATAAGCGACTTGCAGCGTTCACTCGCGGTCTTCGTCCTATTTGCCTTTGCCGCGTCCGCCACCGGCGCCGGCACCGCCGTGTTCCCCCTCGACCCCGGCGAGTGGCTCTCGGGCGGCCTTTCGGTGTGGCTGGCCCGGGCGTTGGACACCGTGTGGTATGTGGCGGAGATGGCGGACTTCGATACGGAGCCGGGAAACCTGGCGGGGATGAACCGGACGGCCGCCGCGGACGGCCTTGACCGGCTTCTCGTCGTCAACTGCGGCTACCTCGGTGAGCGTGTTACCCTCGAGCTCTTCCTCTTCGACACCGGGGACGAGACGCTGATCGGCTTCTGGCAGGGATTGATCAATTACGACGCCCTCCCCGGAGAGCTGCCCTCCGGTTTGAGTGCGGTAATCGGGGACCTCGACCTCCCCGCGGTTGAGTATCCCGCCGGTTTCCTGGACGACCGCCGGGCGGACTTCACCGCCTACTTCGGAGGATGATGGGGGAAGGTCCGGCCAGGCTCTTCACCGACGGTGGGGCCCGGGGAAACCCCGGCCCCGCGGCCTACGGGCTCGTACTCTACGATGCGGACGGAAACGAGCTTCTCCGGCGCGCGGGGAGAATCGGACGCGCCACGAACAACGTCGCCGAGTACTCCGCCGTCATCGCCGGCCTGGAGCTCGCCCGCCAACTCGGGCTCACCGGGCTGGACGTCTACCTGGACGCCCAACTCGTCGTCCGCCAGCTCACCGGCGAGTACAGGACGAAAGACCCGCGCCTCGCCGAGCTCAAGACGAGGGCGCTCGCCCTCGCTCGGGAACTGACCCGCGTCCGCTTCCACTTCATCCCCCGCGAGGAGAACCGCCTCGCCGATTCCCTCGTCAACGCCGCCCTCGACGGCCGGAACCCCGACACCCTGTGAGAAAAATCCTCCGAGCCGCACCCCTTTTCCTCCCGCTGCTCATATCCTGCGCCGCCGAGGAGCGGGACGACTTTATCGCCATGGACACGGTGGTGGAGCTCTGCGCCGTGGGTGGGGACCGCGCGCTGGAGGGTGCCCGGCGAGCGGTGGAGGCCGTGGAGGGCTGGGCCGACTGCTACAACCCCGAGGCGGAGCTGTACCGGCTCAACCTGTCGGCGGGCGGGGGACCGGTACGGGTCTCGGCGGAGCTGGCGGAGGTCCTGGAGGTGTCGCTCCGGGTCGCCGAGAAATCCGGCGGCGCTTTCGATCCCACCGTCCTGCCCCTCATCGAAGCCTACGGGTTCAACGGGGATAAACGGAGGGTGCCCGGCGACGAGGAAATTTCGGGGATACTCACCCGTGTGGATTACCGGCGGATCGGGCTCGTCGGGGACGGCGTGGATATACCGGAAGGAGTAGCCCTGGACCTGGGCGGCGTGGCCAAGGGGTACGCCGTGGACCGGGCCCTCGATGCGATGGCGGACGCCGGCGCCGAGGCCGGCCTGGTCAACATC contains:
- a CDS encoding ribonuclease HI family protein produces the protein MGEGPARLFTDGGARGNPGPAAYGLVLYDADGNELLRRAGRIGRATNNVAEYSAVIAGLELARQLGLTGLDVYLDAQLVVRQLTGEYRTKDPRLAELKTRALALARELTRVRFHFIPREENRLADSLVNAALDGRNPDTL
- a CDS encoding FAD:protein FMN transferase, encoding MRKILRAAPLFLPLLISCAAEERDDFIAMDTVVELCAVGGDRALEGARRAVEAVEGWADCYNPEAELYRLNLSAGGGPVRVSAELAEVLEVSLRVAEKSGGAFDPTVLPLIEAYGFNGDKRRVPGDEEISGILTRVDYRRIGLVGDGVDIPEGVALDLGGVAKGYAVDRALDAMADAGAEAGLVNIGGDIAVFGERADGGPWTIGVQHPRAPGELFAVLELENGAVATSGDYERYFVVDGVRYHHILDPKTGRPARGLISVTITAPTCVLADAYATAVFVLGPEKGLRLLEADDELEGLLIYTGADGELDYAVTDGLVERLKILSGK